From Methanocalculus natronophilus, one genomic window encodes:
- a CDS encoding tRNA uridine(34) 5-carboxymethylaminomethyl modification radical SAM/GNAT enzyme Elp3, translated as MDEYTAYREIISRLSSTDSPEDIQKIKQAVCRRYRLAVFPKNSAILACAEPHEREQLRNILVVKPTRTLSGVAPVAVMTSPHPCPHGICLPCPGGPDHPFASPQSYTGEEPAALRGREHGYDPYAQVQARLFQFYELGHHVDKAELIVMGGTITARDPAYQEWVVTSSLCAMNDFPDQGKKDCSFLEAAAANESSRVRCIGITFETRPDWCRREHIERMLSLGVTKVELGIQHLNDSILDYNRRGHSVADTIAANCLARDAGLKIGFHMMPNLPGSDRKTDEEVFRTLFSDPSFQPDFLKIYPTLVTPGSEIEDLYNRGEYRPYTEEELISQVAYAKAQLPEYTRLQRVQREFPARLIVAGSRHGNFRQLAQAHLESLGRRCRCIRCREIGRSPDPGEGEIRVVSYDACGGTEFFIQAEAGDSLIGFVRLRFPGSVFSPELDGAALIRELHVYGQIVPLEQEPHGAEMQHRSYGRMLLRRAEEIASEAGYDRIAVMSGIGVRPYYRKQGYLRAGPYMVKQLS; from the coding sequence ATGGACGAATACACTGCTTACCGGGAAATAATTTCCCGGCTCTCTTCTACTGATTCTCCCGAAGATATCCAGAAGATCAAGCAGGCTGTCTGTCGCCGCTACAGGCTTGCGGTCTTTCCGAAAAACTCTGCTATTCTGGCATGTGCAGAACCCCATGAGCGTGAGCAGCTTCGCAATATCCTTGTCGTCAAGCCAACCCGAACGCTCTCCGGGGTGGCACCCGTTGCGGTGATGACCTCTCCGCACCCCTGCCCGCATGGCATCTGCCTGCCCTGCCCGGGAGGCCCGGATCATCCGTTTGCCTCCCCGCAGAGCTATACGGGTGAAGAGCCTGCGGCACTCCGGGGGCGGGAGCATGGGTATGATCCCTATGCCCAGGTACAGGCACGCCTCTTTCAGTTTTATGAACTGGGCCATCATGTCGATAAGGCCGAGCTGATCGTGATGGGTGGAACGATCACTGCCCGTGATCCTGCATACCAGGAGTGGGTTGTTACCTCCTCTCTCTGTGCCATGAACGACTTTCCGGATCAGGGAAAAAAAGATTGCAGCTTCCTGGAAGCTGCAGCGGCAAACGAGTCCTCCCGTGTCCGCTGTATCGGGATAACATTTGAGACACGCCCGGACTGGTGCAGGAGAGAACATATCGAACGGATGCTCTCCCTTGGCGTCACAAAGGTTGAGCTTGGGATCCAGCATCTAAACGATAGTATACTCGACTATAACCGGCGTGGCCATTCTGTTGCCGATACCATAGCGGCAAACTGCCTTGCACGGGACGCCGGCCTCAAAATCGGGTTCCACATGATGCCAAACCTTCCGGGAAGCGATAGAAAGACCGATGAAGAGGTATTTCGGACGCTCTTCTCGGATCCGTCCTTTCAACCTGATTTTCTGAAGATCTATCCAACGCTTGTCACCCCGGGTTCAGAGATCGAAGATCTCTACAACCGTGGGGAGTACAGGCCATATACTGAGGAGGAGCTGATCTCCCAGGTTGCCTATGCAAAAGCGCAGCTCCCGGAATATACCCGGCTTCAGCGTGTCCAGCGTGAATTTCCGGCACGGCTGATTGTTGCCGGGTCACGGCATGGAAACTTCCGGCAGCTGGCGCAGGCGCACCTGGAGAGCCTTGGAAGGCGATGCCGGTGCATCAGGTGCAGGGAGATTGGGCGGAGTCCGGATCCCGGTGAGGGTGAGATACGGGTTGTATCCTATGATGCCTGCGGGGGCACTGAGTTCTTTATCCAGGCAGAAGCGGGGGACTCCCTGATCGGGTTTGTCCGTCTCCGGTTCCCGGGGTCGGTCTTCTCACCGGAACTGGATGGTGCTGCTCTCATCCGTGAGCTGCATGTCTATGGCCAGATTGTGCCGCTTGAGCAGGAACCTCATGGAGCCGAGATGCAGCACCGCTCCTATGGGAGGATGCTTCTCAGGAGAGCAGAGGAGATCGCGTCTGAAGCCGGGTATGACAGGATTGCGGTGATGAGCGGCATCGGTGTCCGCCCCTATTACCGTAAGCAGGGATATCTGCGAGCAGGTCCATATATGGTGAAACAACTCTCATGA
- a CDS encoding UPF0058 family protein, whose amino-acid sequence MQKEELIHLHMLMVTVKKYYETVTGDAVSTNKYDSLLISPVHIHKNKNSHKEALLTLADEIVERLHSHSGQLSPEYQGKTSFPIAVKP is encoded by the coding sequence GTGCAGAAAGAAGAACTTATACATCTCCATATGCTTATGGTCACCGTAAAAAAATATTACGAGACCGTAACCGGTGACGCTGTTTCAACAAACAAATACGACTCTCTCCTCATCTCTCCCGTTCATATCCACAAAAACAAAAACTCCCACAAAGAGGCTCTTCTTACATTGGCTGATGAGATTGTTGAGAGACTTCATTCACACTCCGGACAATTATCCCCGGAATACCAGGGAAAAACCTCTTTTCCCATCGCGGTAAAACCCTGA
- a CDS encoding ADP-ribosylglycohydrolase family protein, with the protein MAIFIFQFTRIPGTIIGSAIGDAMGAPFEGSDFVAQIPERMASGGPFSTRKGEYTDDTHQMIALARTLATCRGFEAADFLHRLVEIYLLHPEYFGPTSSAVLKAVVRGVDPAKARESVPKESRSNGAVMRGAPLGIFYRPPDVVLMSSIAAAVTHTHPVAIACSTTVNHMISILCRGGTREEAFFHALESCTSPEVRRRLARLSSTPLVPSLDALDTTHAAVTCWMEEPTYPKMIQRAIALGGDTDTVAAICGALGGATFGLAGIPGVWIADLEGAEELLLLEEKVWNAGQK; encoded by the coding sequence TTGGCGATCTTTATATTCCAATTCACGCGCATACCCGGTACAATCATTGGCTCGGCAATTGGGGACGCAATGGGTGCGCCCTTTGAAGGAAGCGATTTTGTCGCACAAATACCTGAAAGAATGGCTTCTGGGGGCCCTTTCTCGACCCGAAAAGGCGAGTACACAGACGATACGCACCAGATGATCGCGCTTGCCAGGACACTTGCCACATGCCGCGGTTTCGAGGCAGCTGATTTTCTTCACCGCCTGGTAGAGATCTATCTCCTGCATCCCGAGTATTTCGGGCCGACGAGCAGCGCTGTTCTCAAAGCAGTCGTACGCGGTGTTGATCCGGCAAAAGCAAGAGAGAGCGTGCCAAAAGAGAGCAGATCAAACGGGGCGGTGATGCGGGGAGCGCCGCTTGGGATCTTTTACCGTCCGCCTGATGTGGTGCTTATGAGCTCCATTGCAGCTGCAGTCACCCATACACACCCGGTTGCAATCGCCTGTTCCACAACGGTGAACCATATGATCTCGATCCTCTGCCGCGGCGGTACACGGGAGGAGGCGTTCTTTCATGCACTTGAATCATGTACAAGCCCTGAGGTGAGGAGGAGGCTGGCCCGCCTCTCCAGCACCCCGCTTGTTCCCTCACTGGATGCACTTGACACAACCCATGCCGCTGTCACCTGCTGGATGGAAGAGCCGACATATCCAAAGATGATACAGAGGGCAATAGCACTTGGCGGAGACACCGACACTGTTGCTGCGATCTGCGGCGCGCTCGGGGGGGCAACCTTTGGCCTTGCCGGGATACCTGGAGTCTGGATCGCAGATCTCGAGGGTGCAGAGGAACTCCTCCTGCTTGAAGAGAAGGTCTGGAATGCCGGGCAGAAGTAG
- a CDS encoding UPF0179 family protein, producing MAESKNRVTLIGSKLAKPGMEFVYVGAVEDCTVCKVKKACHTLVEGRKYRVTSVRPTTHTCTVFADNVRVVDVEDAPVVVLIAGEMAIPNSRFVYEYICNREDCRSYDLCHPDGVNEGEKYTITQVLGNAPDECLRGRRNLKLVEIRPL from the coding sequence ATGGCTGAGTCAAAAAACCGGGTTACACTCATTGGATCAAAACTCGCAAAACCAGGCATGGAGTTTGTCTATGTCGGGGCTGTTGAAGACTGCACGGTCTGCAAAGTCAAAAAAGCATGCCATACGCTTGTTGAAGGGAGAAAATACCGGGTCACCAGTGTCAGGCCGACAACCCATACCTGCACAGTCTTTGCAGACAATGTCAGGGTGGTCGATGTTGAGGATGCCCCGGTTGTGGTGCTCATCGCAGGTGAGATGGCAATCCCAAACTCCCGCTTTGTCTATGAATATATCTGCAATCGTGAAGACTGCCGGAGCTATGATCTCTGCCACCCGGACGGGGTAAATGAAGGGGAGAAATACACCATCACGCAGGTGCTTGGGAATGCACCTGATGAATGCCTGCGGGGAAGGCGCAATCTCAAGCTGGTGGAGATCCGCCCCCTCTAG
- a CDS encoding NAD(P)-dependent glycerol-1-phosphate dehydrogenase, producing MAPDNFKILKNKVFDKSKWMQLPRDVVIGHDALDQVPRVLDDLALGSSILLLSGPITSATAGKRVASLLEGRFDITPFITDRIDPATIRSVEEAGGGADIIVAVGGGRVIDSAKIASFNLDCQFVSIPTAASHDGIASSRASVPTEEGSSSLDAHPPVAVIADTGIIAEAPHRLLASGCADIISNYTAILDWELSSRLRGERVSEYAVALSRMTAEILVNDAHLIRPNTEESAWIVTKALVSSGVAMSIAGSSRPASGGEHKFGHALQGLAQGKILHGEACGIGTIISMYLHGGDWRGIRDSLRKIGAPTTPADVGIPDTVVAEALVRAKEIRPERFTIFDMGITAESAASLVRMLYME from the coding sequence ATGGCCCCTGATAACTTCAAGATACTCAAGAATAAAGTTTTTGATAAGTCGAAATGGATGCAGCTGCCCCGGGATGTCGTCATCGGCCATGATGCCCTTGACCAGGTGCCGCGGGTGCTTGACGATCTGGCGCTTGGGAGTTCCATCCTCCTCCTCTCCGGCCCGATAACCAGTGCCACCGCCGGAAAACGCGTGGCTTCTCTCCTTGAAGGCCGTTTTGACATTACACCCTTTATCACAGACCGGATCGATCCCGCAACAATCAGGTCGGTTGAGGAGGCTGGTGGTGGTGCTGATATCATTGTCGCAGTCGGAGGCGGCCGTGTTATTGACTCCGCCAAGATTGCATCGTTTAACCTGGACTGCCAGTTTGTCAGCATCCCGACTGCCGCCTCTCATGACGGGATCGCCTCTTCACGGGCATCGGTTCCGACAGAAGAAGGGAGTTCCTCGCTCGATGCCCATCCCCCGGTTGCCGTCATCGCTGATACCGGCATCATCGCAGAAGCCCCTCACCGGCTCCTTGCCTCAGGATGCGCAGATATCATATCAAACTATACAGCAATCCTCGACTGGGAGCTGAGCAGCCGTCTTCGTGGTGAGCGTGTATCAGAATATGCAGTCGCCCTTTCAAGGATGACTGCTGAGATCCTGGTAAATGATGCCCACCTGATCAGGCCCAACACCGAGGAGAGTGCATGGATTGTCACAAAAGCGCTGGTATCGTCTGGAGTTGCGATGAGTATCGCGGGATCATCCCGTCCCGCAAGCGGTGGGGAGCACAAGTTTGGCCACGCATTGCAGGGGCTTGCACAAGGAAAGATACTCCATGGAGAAGCATGCGGGATCGGGACAATCATCTCCATGTACCTTCATGGAGGGGACTGGCGGGGAATCCGCGACTCGCTGAGAAAGATTGGGGCTCCCACCACACCTGCTGACGTGGGTATTCCTGATACTGTGGTTGCAGAAGCTCTGGTGAGGGCAAAAGAGATACGTCCTGAGCGCTTTACGATCTTTGACATGGGCATCACAGCTGAATCTGCTGCGTCGCTTGTCCGGATGCTCTATATGGAGTGA
- a CDS encoding DUF63 family protein, with translation MISDFIYKYYIDPIRYGEAYTLVDTLTYALILIISVFLVSMWLTKRGIVINADFVKATIPYVVLGGLIRVIEDTGMIQSDYRFLLITPLIFFTIFFITVISLLLSGQLEKAGFTKSYLTPYALLGSLYSLVAFCLLLWWGVTQTVVDIPVMVIILVMAAMTTLATIAAIRYLLRWEYVSNPLYGILIFGHLLDASATSYGIDFHPIRYIEQHVVGAALIDWSGTAFSMFPLKLAVLIPGIYILEMYRRENGDSGLWYLLLLAMIVVGMAPGIRGMMRMVIHV, from the coding sequence ATGATTAGTGACTTCATATACAAATATTACATTGATCCTATCCGGTATGGGGAGGCATATACCCTGGTTGACACCCTGACATATGCCCTAATTCTGATTATATCGGTCTTCCTCGTTTCCATGTGGCTAACCAAAAGAGGGATTGTGATCAATGCGGATTTTGTAAAGGCAACAATCCCCTACGTTGTACTTGGCGGACTGATCCGTGTCATCGAGGATACCGGGATGATTCAATCCGATTACCGGTTCCTGCTGATTACACCCCTTATATTCTTCACAATCTTCTTTATAACAGTCATCTCGCTGCTCCTCTCGGGCCAGCTCGAAAAAGCCGGCTTTACGAAGAGCTATCTCACCCCATATGCCCTTCTCGGATCGCTCTACTCACTGGTTGCATTCTGCCTTCTCCTCTGGTGGGGGGTCACGCAGACAGTCGTTGACATCCCTGTCATGGTGATCATCCTCGTCATGGCAGCCATGACGACCCTGGCAACGATTGCAGCCATCCGGTATCTCCTCAGGTGGGAGTATGTCAGCAATCCGCTCTATGGCATTTTGATCTTTGGCCATCTCCTTGATGCAAGCGCAACAAGTTACGGGATTGATTTCCACCCGATACGGTATATTGAACAGCATGTCGTCGGCGCTGCACTCATCGACTGGAGCGGAACGGCTTTTTCGATGTTCCCGCTCAAACTTGCCGTCCTCATCCCTGGAATTTATATTCTTGAGATGTACAGGAGGGAGAATGGCGATTCCGGGCTCTGGTATCTGCTGCTGCTTGCGATGATCGTTGTCGGGATGGCGCCTGGCATACGTGGCATGATGAGGATGGTGATCCATGTCTGA
- a CDS encoding stage II sporulation protein M, which translates to MSETPGYPEQLGKSILFAILIFIASAAVGAGIVAYDPASGETFMSILHESLDIEEMMKEGPGMIALLLFINNLQASAIIFLGGVTFGIVTVFVLATNGLVVGAVSKIAGGELGGLYILAALAPHGIFELPALFIAGGLGFLLAGAVQRELYEGGDAAAEAARYSLIFCKTVIPLLVIAAFMEAFITPAVIVLVV; encoded by the coding sequence ATGTCTGAAACACCGGGTTATCCAGAGCAGCTTGGAAAATCCATTCTCTTTGCAATACTCATCTTTATTGCATCTGCTGCTGTCGGTGCAGGTATTGTTGCCTATGACCCGGCAAGCGGTGAAACCTTCATGAGTATTCTCCATGAGTCGCTCGACATTGAGGAGATGATGAAGGAAGGCCCGGGAATGATTGCACTGCTGCTCTTTATCAATAACCTGCAGGCATCCGCAATCATATTCCTCGGAGGAGTGACGTTTGGGATCGTGACAGTCTTTGTGCTGGCAACAAATGGACTCGTTGTTGGTGCTGTTTCAAAGATTGCCGGTGGAGAGCTTGGAGGGCTCTATATACTTGCCGCTCTTGCCCCCCATGGTATCTTTGAGCTCCCGGCACTCTTCATAGCAGGAGGGCTTGGGTTTCTTCTTGCAGGCGCAGTCCAGCGGGAGCTGTATGAGGGCGGTGATGCTGCGGCTGAAGCTGCTCGGTATTCGCTGATCTTCTGTAAAACCGTCATACCGCTCCTTGTCATTGCAGCCTTCATGGAGGCATTTATAACACCGGCTGTCATAGTACTGGTCGTTTAG
- the proS gene encoding proline--tRNA ligase yields the protein MEEKTDALPPIADFSAWYNEILRRAGIMDVRYPVKGLYVWYPHGFAIRKNTYNRLRAILDEDHQETMFPLLIPDHEFNKEAEHIKGFEEEVYWVTHGGLSELDVRLALRPTSETSIYPMYALWIRSHADLPLKLYQVVNTFRYETKHTRPLIRLREITSFKEAHTVHCTWEEAAEQVEEAIRLYTQFYTDLGVPVLISKRPDWDKFPGADYTIAVDTIMPDGRTLQIGTAHHLGTHFSRTFDIRYEDRHGEQQLAYQTCYGISERCIAAVISVHGDDTGLVLPPLVAPVQVVIIPIIIGKRGDEVMGAAEALRSELKALGIRAELDTRDMRPGAKYYHWELHGVPLRLEIGPRDIDAGTIMAVDRFKQKKQIRSAAEVAPLLEEFGRTIAERAAEANAGRITICQTSGEVKEAVRIGVAVASWCGERACADTIEAETDAALLGSELRGPHTEGIDGSGCLICGKEGTAALIGRSY from the coding sequence ATGGAAGAAAAGACGGATGCACTCCCGCCAATTGCTGATTTTAGCGCATGGTACAATGAGATCCTGAGGCGCGCCGGGATCATGGATGTCCGCTATCCTGTCAAGGGACTGTATGTCTGGTATCCCCACGGGTTTGCTATCCGGAAAAATACCTACAACAGGCTCAGGGCAATCCTGGATGAAGATCACCAGGAGACGATGTTTCCGCTACTGATCCCCGATCATGAGTTCAATAAAGAGGCTGAACATATCAAGGGGTTTGAAGAGGAGGTCTACTGGGTAACGCACGGAGGGCTCTCAGAACTTGATGTCCGGCTTGCACTCCGGCCAACAAGTGAAACCAGCATCTACCCGATGTATGCTCTCTGGATTCGATCCCATGCTGATCTCCCCCTGAAGCTCTACCAGGTGGTCAATACCTTCCGGTATGAGACAAAGCATACACGGCCGCTGATCCGGCTCCGGGAGATCACATCATTTAAGGAGGCCCATACCGTCCACTGTACCTGGGAAGAGGCTGCAGAGCAGGTTGAGGAGGCGATCCGGCTCTACACACAGTTCTATACCGACCTGGGCGTTCCGGTTCTCATCTCAAAACGGCCGGACTGGGACAAATTCCCGGGCGCAGACTATACAATTGCAGTCGATACAATAATGCCTGACGGCAGGACACTCCAGATAGGTACTGCGCACCATCTCGGCACCCACTTCTCAAGGACTTTTGATATCCGGTATGAGGATCGGCACGGAGAGCAGCAGCTCGCCTACCAGACCTGCTACGGCATTTCTGAGCGTTGTATCGCTGCTGTCATCTCGGTCCATGGCGATGATACAGGCCTTGTGCTGCCGCCTCTTGTCGCACCGGTGCAGGTGGTTATTATTCCAATAATCATCGGGAAGCGGGGCGATGAGGTGATGGGTGCTGCAGAGGCGCTCCGTAGCGAGCTGAAGGCACTCGGCATCCGGGCGGAGCTGGATACCCGCGATATGCGACCGGGTGCAAAATATTACCACTGGGAGCTGCATGGCGTTCCCCTCAGGCTTGAGATCGGACCCCGGGATATTGACGCTGGGACAATCATGGCAGTCGACCGTTTCAAGCAGAAGAAGCAGATCCGATCCGCTGCTGAAGTTGCACCTCTCCTTGAGGAGTTTGGGAGAACAATTGCAGAGCGTGCAGCTGAAGCAAATGCAGGACGGATAACCATCTGCCAGACGTCCGGTGAGGTGAAGGAAGCCGTCCGGATTGGTGTTGCTGTTGCATCATGGTGCGGGGAACGGGCCTGTGCAGACACAATCGAGGCAGAGACTGATGCAGCCCTTCTGGGATCAGAGCTCAGGGGACCTCACACAGAGGGTATTGATGGATCCGGCTGCCTGATCTGTGGAAAAGAGGGTACAGCCGCCCTGATCGGGCGGTCATACTGA
- a CDS encoding dynamin family protein, translated as MDSTYISVPENLEEILTDQQRRLEAMGHCWLPYAERLRELDTRLVEGRFHLAVLGQVKRGKSTLLNALIGDDVLPSSVIPLTALPTFIRYGDQQKLRVRFLDDKPEIELKGASARWLNDQLMQYVSEDENPKNSKGIREVEIDHPGELLRDVVLIDTPGIGSIYRHNTEATMNFLPQCDASLFVISADPPITEVEVEFLREVKNRVGYLFFVLNKVDYLNETDRVKALDFFRTILVQDAGIDPDTPIFAISARKGLEATLSGDSALWETSGLKAIYTHIASFLAHDKNRVLREAIGTKAYDIFREIHLQLSLERKALELPLARLEERLALFDQKINEIQVRKIQAMDILAGDHKRVRELLETHVRDLSCPLRAKLTSVAENAIVHSTDDPDNAAEEALAAIIPGWFEHELGELTGIMDREIKTRLKEHQVQADSLVESIRKAAADLFDIPYHAPDGERVYTPVRRPYWVSRTWDRTFSPVPPGVFGRLLPKAVLEKRARDRAKRHIESLLVQNLENLRWETIQNVDSAFRKFSTDFETHLFQTIEATHGAISAAYAEREKHADTVGLRLDELDRAIEEIQETIRTFDIARPETGSWQ; from the coding sequence ATGGATAGTACATATATATCGGTTCCAGAGAATCTGGAAGAGATACTAACCGACCAGCAACGCCGCCTGGAGGCAATGGGGCACTGCTGGCTGCCCTATGCAGAGCGGCTGCGTGAACTCGATACGCGCCTTGTAGAAGGCAGATTTCACCTTGCAGTTCTTGGCCAGGTCAAGCGAGGCAAGAGTACGCTTTTAAATGCGCTGATCGGAGATGATGTTTTGCCAAGCTCTGTTATCCCACTCACTGCTCTTCCTACGTTTATCCGGTATGGCGATCAGCAGAAGCTGCGTGTTCGGTTTCTCGATGACAAGCCTGAAATTGAACTGAAGGGTGCGTCAGCCCGGTGGCTGAACGATCAGCTGATGCAGTATGTCAGCGAGGATGAAAATCCAAAGAATTCGAAAGGCATACGCGAGGTTGAGATCGATCATCCAGGAGAGCTGCTCCGTGATGTGGTCCTCATTGATACCCCGGGCATCGGCTCGATTTACAGGCACAATACAGAAGCGACGATGAATTTCCTGCCGCAATGTGATGCATCACTCTTTGTTATCTCTGCTGATCCTCCCATCACCGAAGTTGAGGTTGAATTCCTCAGGGAGGTGAAAAACCGTGTTGGTTACCTCTTCTTTGTTCTCAACAAGGTGGATTATCTCAATGAGACCGACCGGGTGAAGGCTCTTGACTTTTTCCGCACAATACTGGTTCAGGATGCCGGAATTGATCCTGATACGCCGATCTTTGCCATATCCGCACGGAAAGGACTTGAGGCAACGCTCTCCGGGGATTCTGCCCTCTGGGAGACGAGCGGGCTCAAGGCGATTTACACTCATATCGCCAGCTTTCTGGCTCATGATAAAAATCGTGTCCTGAGAGAGGCAATCGGTACAAAAGCATATGATATCTTCCGGGAGATCCACCTCCAGCTAAGCCTTGAGAGAAAGGCACTTGAACTGCCGCTTGCCCGGCTTGAAGAGAGGCTTGCACTATTTGACCAGAAAATCAACGAAATTCAGGTCAGGAAGATACAGGCCATGGATATTCTTGCTGGCGATCACAAGCGTGTGCGTGAACTGCTTGAGACGCATGTCAGAGACCTCTCCTGTCCACTGCGTGCAAAGCTCACCTCGGTTGCGGAGAATGCCATTGTACACTCAACAGACGATCCTGACAATGCAGCAGAAGAAGCTCTTGCTGCTATCATCCCCGGATGGTTTGAGCACGAACTCGGTGAATTAACCGGGATCATGGACAGGGAGATCAAAACGCGCCTGAAAGAGCATCAGGTACAGGCAGATTCCCTGGTCGAATCCATCAGGAAAGCAGCAGCAGATCTCTTTGATATTCCATACCATGCCCCTGATGGCGAACGGGTATACACACCTGTAAGACGGCCGTACTGGGTGAGTCGTACATGGGATCGGACCTTCTCCCCGGTTCCTCCCGGCGTATTCGGGAGACTGTTACCAAAGGCAGTTTTGGAGAAACGTGCCCGGGATCGTGCAAAGAGGCATATTGAATCGCTGCTGGTGCAGAATCTTGAGAACCTCAGATGGGAGACGATACAGAATGTTGATTCAGCATTCAGAAAATTCAGCACCGACTTTGAGACGCATCTCTTTCAGACAATCGAGGCGACTCATGGTGCTATCTCGGCAGCATATGCGGAAAGAGAGAAGCATGCAGATACTGTTGGCCTCAGGCTGGATGAACTGGATCGTGCTATAGAGGAGATCCAGGAGACGATCCGCACCTTCGATATCGCCAGACCAGAAACCGGCTCATGGCAATAG